The Oreochromis niloticus isolate F11D_XX linkage group LG2, O_niloticus_UMD_NMBU, whole genome shotgun sequence genome includes a region encoding these proteins:
- the kcnip1a gene encoding Kv channel-interacting protein 1 isoform X4, with product MGAVVGTLTMQTKQRRPSRDKADDDLEMTMVCHRPEGLDQLEAQTNFSKRELQVLYRGFKNECPSGVVNEDTFKQIYSQFFPHGDASTYAHYLFNAFDTGHTGSIKFEDFVTALSILLRGSVTEKLQWTFNLYDINRDGYINKEEMTDIVRAIYDMMGKYTYPVLKNDAPKQHVDAFFQKMDKNRDGVVTLDEFIFSCQEDENIMRSLQLFENVI from the exons ATGGGGGCTGTGGTGGGCACGTTGACCATGCAGACCAAGCAGAGGAGGCCATCCAGGG ACAAAGCTGATGATGACTTGGAGATGACAATGGTTTGCCATCGACCGGAGGGCCTCGACCAGCTAGAAGCTCAAACCAACTTCAGTAAAAGAGAGCTCCAAGTGCTCTACAGGGGCTTCAAGAAT GAGTGTCCAAGTGGTGTCGTAAATGAAGACACCTTCAAGCAAATATACTCCCAGTTCTTCCCACATGGag ATGCCAGCACCTACGCGCACTACCTGTTCAATGCATTTGACACAGGACACACGGGATCCATAAAGTTTGAG GACTTTGTAACAGCTCTGTCCATCCTGCTGAGAGGCTCTGTCACCGAGAAGCTCCAGTGGACCTTTAACCTCTATGATATCAACAGAGATGGATACATAAACAAAGAG GAGATGACAGACATCGTCAGAGCAATCTATGACATGATGGGGAAGTACACTTACCCTGTTTTGAAAAATGACGCACCCAAACAGCATGTGGATGCCTTCTTTCAG AAAATGGACAAAAACCGAGACGGTGTAGTGACTCTTGATGAATTCATCTTTTCTTGTCAAGAG GATGAAAACATTATGAGGTCCCTCCAGCTCTTTGAAAATGTCATCTAG
- the kcnip1a gene encoding Kv channel-interacting protein 1 isoform X1, protein MDREEQSENSLHTIAIILLCCGAVKMLHLLGVITVEDKADDDLEMTMVCHRPEGLDQLEAQTNFSKRELQVLYRGFKNECPSGVVNEDTFKQIYSQFFPHGDASTYAHYLFNAFDTGHTGSIKFEDFVTALSILLRGSVTEKLQWTFNLYDINRDGYINKEEMTDIVRAIYDMMGKYTYPVLKNDAPKQHVDAFFQKMDKNRDGVVTLDEFIFSCQEDENIMRSLQLFENVI, encoded by the exons ATGGATAGAGAGGAGCAGAGTGAGAACAGTTTACATACTATAGCTATCATTCTGCTGTGCTGTGGGGCCGTCAAAATGCTGCACCTGCTAGGAGTCATCACTGTGGAGG ACAAAGCTGATGATGACTTGGAGATGACAATGGTTTGCCATCGACCGGAGGGCCTCGACCAGCTAGAAGCTCAAACCAACTTCAGTAAAAGAGAGCTCCAAGTGCTCTACAGGGGCTTCAAGAAT GAGTGTCCAAGTGGTGTCGTAAATGAAGACACCTTCAAGCAAATATACTCCCAGTTCTTCCCACATGGag ATGCCAGCACCTACGCGCACTACCTGTTCAATGCATTTGACACAGGACACACGGGATCCATAAAGTTTGAG GACTTTGTAACAGCTCTGTCCATCCTGCTGAGAGGCTCTGTCACCGAGAAGCTCCAGTGGACCTTTAACCTCTATGATATCAACAGAGATGGATACATAAACAAAGAG GAGATGACAGACATCGTCAGAGCAATCTATGACATGATGGGGAAGTACACTTACCCTGTTTTGAAAAATGACGCACCCAAACAGCATGTGGATGCCTTCTTTCAG AAAATGGACAAAAACCGAGACGGTGTAGTGACTCTTGATGAATTCATCTTTTCTTGTCAAGAG GATGAAAACATTATGAGGTCCCTCCAGCTCTTTGAAAATGTCATCTAG
- the kcnip1a gene encoding Kv channel-interacting protein 1 isoform X3: protein MGLVMGTFSMQSKQVSYHKDKADDDLEMTMVCHRPEGLDQLEAQTNFSKRELQVLYRGFKNECPSGVVNEDTFKQIYSQFFPHGDASTYAHYLFNAFDTGHTGSIKFEDFVTALSILLRGSVTEKLQWTFNLYDINRDGYINKEEMTDIVRAIYDMMGKYTYPVLKNDAPKQHVDAFFQKMDKNRDGVVTLDEFIFSCQEDENIMRSLQLFENVI, encoded by the exons ACAAAGCTGATGATGACTTGGAGATGACAATGGTTTGCCATCGACCGGAGGGCCTCGACCAGCTAGAAGCTCAAACCAACTTCAGTAAAAGAGAGCTCCAAGTGCTCTACAGGGGCTTCAAGAAT GAGTGTCCAAGTGGTGTCGTAAATGAAGACACCTTCAAGCAAATATACTCCCAGTTCTTCCCACATGGag ATGCCAGCACCTACGCGCACTACCTGTTCAATGCATTTGACACAGGACACACGGGATCCATAAAGTTTGAG GACTTTGTAACAGCTCTGTCCATCCTGCTGAGAGGCTCTGTCACCGAGAAGCTCCAGTGGACCTTTAACCTCTATGATATCAACAGAGATGGATACATAAACAAAGAG GAGATGACAGACATCGTCAGAGCAATCTATGACATGATGGGGAAGTACACTTACCCTGTTTTGAAAAATGACGCACCCAAACAGCATGTGGATGCCTTCTTTCAG AAAATGGACAAAAACCGAGACGGTGTAGTGACTCTTGATGAATTCATCTTTTCTTGTCAAGAG GATGAAAACATTATGAGGTCCCTCCAGCTCTTTGAAAATGTCATCTAG
- the tlx3a gene encoding T-cell leukemia homeobox protein 3 codes for MEQAPSAPSPPPKPAHHEPISFGIDQILGAGTEPESARTAGRQSGSDLSNGDGYYSLGSPTGANAPSYTALSISLSGVMPPVEASGSYGESRSLGSRGVIRVPAHRPVTAPGPPAPVQSAVPGFGGLCFPWIGNRFAKDRISAALVPFAVTRRIGHPYQNRTPPKRKKPRTSFSRVQICELEKRFHRQKYLASAERAALAKSLKMTDAQVKTWFQNRRTKWRRQTAEEREAERQQANRLILQLQQSALQKSLSESAVSDPLCAHNSSLYALQNLQPWAEDRE; via the exons ATGGAGCAAGCACCAAGCGCGCCGAGCCCTCCTCCAAAACCGGCCCATCACGAGCCAATAAGCTTCGGCATCGACCAGATTCTGGGAGCCGGTACTGAGCCGGAAAGTGCGCGCACGGCAGGAAGACAGAGTGGATCAGATTTAAGCAACGGGGACGGTTATTACAGTTTGGGAAGTCCGACTGGGGCCAACGCGCCCTCATATACCGCGCTCTCGATCTCCCTCTCCGGTGTAATGCCTCCGGTGGAGGCTTCAGGTTCATACGGAGAGAGCAGGAGTCTGGGCAGCCGAGGAGTCATTCGCGTCCCAGCCCACAGACCAGTGACAGCCCCGGGACCCCCGGCCCCCGTGCAAAGCGCTGTTCCTGGCTTTGGAGGTCTGTGCTTCCCTTGGATAGGGAACAGGTTTGCCAAGGACAGAATATCAG CGGCTCTGGTGCCATTCGCCGTTACGCGGAGAATAGGGCACCCGTACCAGAACCGGACGCCTCCTAAACGGAAAAAGCCCCGCACCTCCTTTTCAAGAGTTCAGATATGTGAGTTAGAAAAGCGTTTCCATCGACAGAAGTACCTGGCCAGCGCCGAGCGGGCAGCTCTGGCAAAGAGTCTCAAGATGACAGACGCGCAAGTCAAAACCTGGTTTCAGAACCGCAGGACCAAGTGGAG gagacAGACAGCCGAGGAGAGGGAGGCGGAGCGTCAGCAGGCCAATCGCCTCatcctgcagctgcagcagtccGCCCTCCAGAAGTCCCTCAGCGAATCAGCGGTATCAGATCCACTGTGCGCCCATAACTCCTCCCTGTACGCGCTGCAGAACCTTCAACCCTGGGCCGAGGACAGGGAGTAG